A segment of the Desulfofundulus kuznetsovii DSM 6115 genome:
CAAAAATGCTCAAATCTGGAGTAACAAAAAAGCCCCGGCAAAAATTCTTACCGGCGCTTCCGGTTCTCTGACCAGGATACAGCGGACTTTAAGCCTTTCACCAAACAACCTACTCATAGCACCAAATAACGGCCCGTTTTCTAATTTGGTGCCGGTGCAAAAAAGGTTTATAATCTGCCGCCTGATCAAGAAAATTATGCCGGACGACTTGATTTATCACGCAAATAGGTGATACACTCAGTTACGTGGAGGTGGAGCATGTGGAGTACCAGAATGTTACCCTTTCGCTACCCAAGGAAGTGCTGCGCCGGGCGAAACATATCGCTATTGAGCGGGGGACCTCGCTCTCCGGTCTTCTCACCCACCTGCTCGAGGAACTCACGCGCAGGGAAGACGAGTACCGCAGGGCAAAGGAGTACCACCTGGCCATGCTGGACGAGCTTGACCTGGCGACGAAGGGAAACGCCACGTGGAGCAGGGGCGATCTCCATGACCGGTAAAAATGGCGACCGGCAGTTTGTGGATACCAACGTGCTGGTTTATGCCCACGATACCTCGGCCGGGGAAAAGCACGCCCGGGCTAAAGCTCTGGTCGCAGAACTCTGGCAATCGGGCAACGGCTGCCTCAGCGTGCAGGTGTTGCAGGAATTCTACGTGACGGTAACGCAAAAGGTCCGCAAGCCGCTTGCGCCGGAAACGGCATCACGGATCATTGAGTATCTGTCGAACTGGCGCGTGCATACGCCGGATGCCGGTGACGTGCTGGAGGCCATCAGGATTCAACAGAGGTACGCCATATCCTTTTGGGACGCGATGATTATTCGCAGCGCCCAGGCACTGGATTGCAGAGTGATCTGGTCCGAAGACCTGAACCCCGGGCAGTATTATGGCGAGGCGAAGGTCGTAAATCCTTTTTCACGGTAAAAGCAATCCCTTACCCCCCTTCTTTGCTTACCTTTTGGTTTTCCTATTTTTCCAGGTACCTCAGTGTGGCTCGATAAGTTAATAAGTTAAGTGCCTGGCACCACTGCTAGACCCCTACAAAGTGTCCTCAACGGGCAGCCAGACGCGGTAAAAAGTCACACCCCAGAGCATTTCCATTTCGAGGATGCGGCAGGGTTGGTTGTGGTTCTGGAGGTAGGCCCAGTCGCCTGATCTCAAAGCCGATTCCTCCAGTGGCGGGGTAAAACGATCACGCCAGCAACGAGCTTGTAGCAACAATTGTCCCATTCAAACGGTTCACCCAGACTAATTGTAAATAAAATTTTGTCATCCTGCTTTAGTCCAGGGGCTTCGTAAAACGGGTAGCAACCAGGGGGCAAATTTCTAAGACGTTCATGGCAGTATGGATCGGTCACCACAAGGTTGTAGGGCTGCCCGCTTAAATGAAACACGGCCCGCACTTGGCGTCTGTTTCTAATATCCTTCGTTATGTACCAATAGGCATTTTCTGGTTCAATAAGAACTAAGGATGAGCTAGCAGGACTCCTGGCAAACATATCATAAGATATACGATCAGCACGGTTTCCCAGTAAGTCGGGACCTGAAGCAATATTGCTACGGAGAATGCTGAGAATCTCCTCCTCTAAAATATGCTTTTCAAGTCGCAATGGTTTATTTCCGATTAACCAATTTTCCGGTTGATGGGGCTGGGGAAAAGGTCGAACCACGTTAATTTGCACTACGTCTAGTGGCCGAACCTCGGTTCCTTCCGGGAGTGTATAATGGTGCGAGAAAAGCGCTCCCTTTGAGGACTCATCATCAGAAACCGGACGTACCCAACCTCCACCGTCCATCCTCAAACCCGCCATGCATCTCCCGCGCCATTTTATGGAATTGGCTAAACAAATAATCTTAAATACAGCCACCTATACCTCCCCCTACAGGTGTACTATCTCTAACCCGCCCCATTTTTTTTGAAGGTACTCCAGCACCAGCCGCCGGTGGCAACGCTTCGCCGAATTCTCACTGCATAAAAGAACGGTCGGAACATTAAAAAGGTCCTTGCTGATTTTCTCCTCGATCTTGCGATCGGCCATGAGCGCAAGAAACTTTCGTTCGTAATCCTGCCATGTATCCTGCTTTTTCCTGTAGGCATCAAGCATCTCCTGAGTAGGGGCCAGTAAAGGTTCGTGAATATACTCTGCACCACATAGCTGTTTAAGAAAAAAGGCAAGGTCATCACGTTTTGTAAATCCTGCCAATTGGGAAGTATTGTTAAGCCGTACATCTATAAGGTTCTTGATCCCAACGTCTTGAAGCTTCCCGAAAAATTCTTTCGCTGACTTTTGGGAAAAGCCTATTGTGTATACGCGCAAATTGGTTACCTCCAAAACCTTAAAATAGGGATAATTGCTGGAACTTACGACCCTCGACCTTTTTCTCCGCTTTTAACTGAGCTTCCGTTTCTAACTGACCATCACCCCGGATGTGGTAGACGGTGATCCCCTGTCCAGCAAGGGCGCGCCCAACGAGCAGCCGCCGGTGGCACATTGTTGGATCCTCCTCACCGCACATTAAGGTCACCCGGTACTTCGATAATTCCTCAATCAAGCATGCCATCCCCCGTTGAAATGGTTCAGACTCCGCCATGCGGGAATAATTGACTATTCCGCCTTCATCATAAAACTCTGGTTCCTTTGGCCGGCCACCCAATTCTTTCCCCAGGTAGAGGTATTTTATTCCGCTTCGTGTTAACACCCGCTCTAACTTTTTTTGATTGAAGTGTGGCACATACCGTGAGTAAGGCTGCGAGCGAATATCGGCAACAACCTCGATACCGTATTTCCAGAGCAAACCAAGAAAATGGCTTAAGGTGTGGTTGGAATGGCCGATAGTATAAACCACACGCTCTTTGGTTTGCTCGTTGGCGCGACAACTATTCATCATTCTTCCCCCACCCTCATTAAAGCTTGGTCGTACCACATGAGGAGATCAAAACCCCGAACGATTAC
Coding sequences within it:
- a CDS encoding PIN domain-containing protein codes for the protein MTGKNGDRQFVDTNVLVYAHDTSAGEKHARAKALVAELWQSGNGCLSVQVLQEFYVTVTQKVRKPLAPETASRIIEYLSNWRVHTPDAGDVLEAIRIQQRYAISFWDAMIIRSAQALDCRVIWSEDLNPGQYYGEAKVVNPFSR
- a CDS encoding DUF6364 family protein produces the protein MEYQNVTLSLPKEVLRRAKHIAIERGTSLSGLLTHLLEELTRREDEYRRAKEYHLAMLDELDLATKGNATWSRGDLHDR
- a CDS encoding DUF488 domain-containing protein, with amino-acid sequence MRVYTIGFSQKSAKEFFGKLQDVGIKNLIDVRLNNTSQLAGFTKRDDLAFFLKQLCGAEYIHEPLLAPTQEMLDAYRKKQDTWQDYERKFLALMADRKIEEKISKDLFNVPTVLLCSENSAKRCHRRLVLEYLQKKWGGLEIVHL
- a CDS encoding dual OB domain-containing protein encodes the protein MAVFKIICLANSIKWRGRCMAGLRMDGGGWVRPVSDDESSKGALFSHHYTLPEGTEVRPLDVVQINVVRPFPQPHQPENWLIGNKPLRLEKHILEEEILSILRSNIASGPDLLGNRADRISYDMFARSPASSSLVLIEPENAYWYITKDIRNRRQVRAVFHLSGQPYNLVVTDPYCHERLRNLPPGCYPFYEAPGLKQDDKILFTISLGEPFEWDNCCYKLVAGVIVLPRHWRNRL
- a CDS encoding DUF488 domain-containing protein, with protein sequence MMNSCRANEQTKERVVYTIGHSNHTLSHFLGLLWKYGIEVVADIRSQPYSRYVPHFNQKKLERVLTRSGIKYLYLGKELGGRPKEPEFYDEGGIVNYSRMAESEPFQRGMACLIEELSKYRVTLMCGEEDPTMCHRRLLVGRALAGQGITVYHIRGDGQLETEAQLKAEKKVEGRKFQQLSLF